In one Achromobacter spanius genomic region, the following are encoded:
- a CDS encoding hydantoinase B/oxoprolinase family protein, whose protein sequence is MKKWQFWIDRGGTFTDIVARRPDGTTTTAKMLSENPEQYRDAAVAGIRKLLGVAPGQPVPVEQVECVKMGTTVATNALLERKGERTLLVTTRGFRDALRIAYQNRPRLFDRNVVLPEMLYESVVEADERVAADGEVIRDLDEAGLRAGMQAAYDSGIRAVAIVFMHAWHATGHEQRAARIAREVGFTQVSASHEVSPLIKFVSRGDTTVVDAYLSPILKRYVDQVAGELPGIRLMFMQSSGGLTDAHRFRGKDAILSGPAGGIVGMVRTSEIAGFPKVIGFDMGGTSTDVSHYAGEFEREFETQVAGVRMRAPMMSIHTVAAGGGSILHFDGARLRVGPDSAGANPGPACYRRGGPLAVTDCNVLLGKIQPDFFPNVFGPEANEALDRDAVVARFTAMADEVRAATGREMTPEQLAEGFLEIAVGNMAEAIKRISVQRGHDVTEYALTVFGGAGGQHACLVADALGMTTVFAHPLGGVLSAYGMGLADQTDMRQKTVEKVLDASLMGELKDELDVLAEQAVGELRRQHVPEGDISVQRRLHLKYRGTDTALEVAFSTLEQARGDFEAAYRQRYSFLMPNRELVVETISVEATGGGERVGEASVSRTRDGALSARRVVSMYSAGEWRDTPLYVREDMAGGDVVAGPAIISEPNQTTVVEPGWQAELTSQDHFVIRRVEARADRRRIGTQADPVMLEVFNNLFMSIAEQMGYRLQNTAYSVNIKERLDFSCAIFDSQARLIANAPHMPVHLGSMGESVRTVMNANAGRMMPGDAYVVNDPYHGGTHLPDVTVITPVFDHAGREILFYVGSRGHHADIGGTTPGSMPPDSKTVEDEGVLFTNFQLVKNGEFREEAAREILGSGRWPARNPDQNIADMHAQIAANEKGVQELLRMCDHFGLDVVRAYMGHVQDNAEEAVRRVISVLKDGSYEYPLDNGAVIRVAVKVDTQARSAVVDFTGTSPQLDNNFNAPGAIAVAAVLYVFRTMVNDDIPLNDGCLAPLSIILPEGSMLRPNPPASVVAGNVETSMCIVNALYGALGVLAASQGTMNNFTFGNARHQYYETISGGTGAGPVRIDAAGPHDEGFAGTSVVQAHMTNSRLTDPEVLEFRFPVRLESYEIRKGSGGAGRYPGGEGGVRRIRFLEDMTAAILSNNRRFAPFGLAGGQPGAMGRNSIERVDGTIEELGPQDSAQLQPGDVFVVETPGGGGYGKA, encoded by the coding sequence ATGAAGAAGTGGCAATTCTGGATCGATCGTGGGGGCACCTTCACCGACATCGTGGCGCGCCGCCCCGATGGCACGACCACCACCGCAAAAATGCTGTCGGAAAACCCCGAGCAGTATCGCGACGCGGCCGTGGCCGGCATTCGTAAGCTGCTGGGCGTGGCGCCTGGTCAGCCCGTGCCGGTCGAGCAGGTCGAGTGCGTGAAGATGGGCACCACCGTTGCGACCAACGCCTTGCTGGAACGCAAGGGCGAGCGCACGCTGCTGGTCACGACGCGCGGGTTCCGCGATGCGCTGCGCATTGCGTATCAGAACCGGCCGCGGCTGTTCGACCGCAACGTCGTGCTGCCCGAAATGCTTTATGAATCCGTCGTCGAAGCCGACGAGCGCGTGGCCGCCGATGGCGAAGTCATCCGCGACCTGGACGAAGCCGGCTTGCGCGCCGGCATGCAGGCCGCCTACGACAGCGGCATCCGCGCAGTGGCCATCGTGTTCATGCACGCCTGGCACGCTACCGGCCATGAACAGCGCGCGGCCCGCATCGCCCGCGAAGTCGGCTTCACGCAAGTGTCGGCCTCGCACGAAGTCAGCCCGCTGATCAAATTCGTATCGCGCGGCGACACCACGGTGGTTGACGCCTATCTGTCGCCGATCCTGAAGCGCTACGTGGATCAGGTGGCGGGCGAGCTGCCGGGCATCCGCCTGATGTTCATGCAATCCAGCGGCGGCCTGACCGACGCGCACCGTTTCCGTGGCAAGGACGCCATTCTGTCCGGCCCGGCCGGCGGCATCGTCGGCATGGTGCGCACCAGCGAAATTGCCGGGTTCCCCAAGGTCATCGGCTTTGACATGGGCGGCACGTCCACCGACGTGTCGCACTACGCGGGCGAGTTCGAACGCGAATTCGAAACCCAGGTGGCGGGCGTGCGCATGCGCGCGCCCATGATGAGCATTCACACCGTGGCGGCGGGCGGCGGGTCCATCCTGCATTTCGACGGCGCGCGCCTGCGCGTCGGCCCGGATTCCGCGGGCGCCAACCCCGGGCCCGCTTGCTACCGCCGGGGCGGCCCGCTGGCCGTGACGGACTGCAACGTGCTGCTGGGCAAGATCCAGCCGGACTTTTTCCCCAATGTGTTTGGCCCCGAGGCCAACGAAGCCCTGGACCGCGACGCCGTGGTTGCGCGCTTCACGGCCATGGCGGACGAAGTGCGCGCCGCCACCGGCCGCGAGATGACGCCCGAGCAACTGGCCGAGGGCTTCCTGGAAATTGCGGTCGGCAACATGGCGGAGGCCATCAAGCGCATCTCGGTACAGCGCGGCCACGACGTCACGGAATATGCCCTGACCGTGTTCGGCGGCGCGGGCGGGCAGCATGCCTGCCTGGTGGCCGATGCGCTGGGCATGACAACGGTGTTTGCGCATCCGCTGGGCGGCGTGCTCTCGGCCTATGGCATGGGCCTGGCCGACCAGACCGACATGCGCCAGAAGACGGTTGAAAAGGTGCTGGACGCCAGCCTGATGGGCGAGCTGAAAGACGAGCTGGATGTGCTGGCCGAGCAAGCGGTGGGCGAGCTGCGCCGTCAGCATGTGCCGGAAGGCGACATCAGCGTGCAGCGTCGCCTGCATTTGAAATACCGGGGCACCGATACGGCGCTGGAAGTTGCCTTTTCCACCTTGGAACAGGCGCGTGGCGATTTTGAAGCCGCCTATCGGCAGCGTTATTCCTTCCTGATGCCCAATCGCGAACTCGTCGTCGAGACCATTTCGGTGGAAGCCACCGGTGGCGGTGAGCGCGTCGGCGAAGCGTCGGTGTCGCGTACCCGGGACGGCGCCTTGTCGGCCCGTCGCGTGGTCAGCATGTACAGCGCGGGCGAATGGCGCGACACGCCGTTGTATGTGCGTGAAGACATGGCGGGTGGCGACGTGGTGGCGGGTCCCGCCATCATCTCCGAGCCCAATCAGACGACCGTGGTGGAACCCGGCTGGCAAGCCGAACTGACGTCGCAGGACCATTTTGTGATCCGGCGCGTCGAGGCGCGTGCGGACCGGCGTCGCATTGGCACGCAGGCGGACCCGGTCATGCTGGAGGTGTTCAACAACCTCTTCATGTCGATTGCCGAACAGATGGGCTACCGCCTGCAGAACACGGCGTACTCCGTCAACATCAAGGAACGCCTGGATTTCTCGTGCGCCATCTTTGATTCGCAAGCGCGCTTGATCGCCAACGCGCCGCATATGCCGGTGCACCTGGGGTCCATGGGCGAATCGGTCCGCACGGTGATGAACGCCAACGCCGGCCGCATGATGCCGGGCGACGCCTATGTGGTGAACGATCCGTACCACGGTGGCACGCACTTGCCGGACGTCACGGTCATTACGCCGGTGTTCGATCATGCCGGTCGCGAAATCCTGTTCTACGTCGGCTCGCGTGGGCACCACGCGGATATCGGCGGCACGACGCCGGGATCCATGCCGCCCGATTCCAAAACGGTGGAAGACGAGGGCGTGCTCTTTACCAATTTCCAGTTGGTGAAGAACGGCGAATTCCGCGAGGAAGCCGCGCGCGAGATCCTGGGCTCGGGCCGCTGGCCCGCGCGCAATCCGGATCAGAACATCGCCGACATGCACGCGCAGATCGCCGCCAACGAGAAAGGCGTGCAGGAACTGCTGCGCATGTGCGACCACTTCGGCCTGGACGTTGTGCGCGCCTATATGGGCCACGTGCAGGACAACGCCGAAGAAGCGGTGCGCCGCGTGATCTCGGTGCTGAAGGATGGCAGCTACGAATACCCGTTGGACAACGGCGCGGTGATACGCGTGGCGGTCAAGGTGGATACGCAGGCGCGTAGCGCGGTGGTCGATTTCACTGGTACGTCACCGCAACTGGACAACAACTTCAACGCGCCTGGCGCGATTGCCGTGGCTGCGGTGCTGTATGTGTTCCGCACCATGGTCAACGACGACATCCCGCTGAACGACGGCTGCCTGGCGCCGTTGTCGATCATCCTGCCGGAAGGTTCGATGTTGCGGCCCAACCCGCCGGCGTCGGTGGTGGCGGGCAACGTGGAAACGTCCATGTGCATCGTCAACGCGCTGTATGGCGCGTTGGGTGTGCTGGCCGCCAGCCAGGGCACGATGAACAACTTCACCTTCGGCAACGCGCGCCATCAGTATTACGAGACCATCTCGGGCGGCACGGGCGCGGGCCCGGTACGCATCGACGCGGCCGGACCACACGACGAGGGCTTCGCCGGCACGTCGGTGGTGCAGGCGCACATGACGAATTCACGCTTGACGGACCCCGAGGTGCTTGAGTTCCGCTTCCCCGTGCGGCTGGAGTCCTACGAAATCCGCAAGGGGTCAGGCGGCGCGGGCCGTTACCCGGGCGGCGAGGGCGGCGTGCGCCGCATCCGCTTCCTGGAAGACATGACGGCAGCCATCCTGTCCAACAACCGCCGCTTCGCGCCGTTCGGCCTGGCGGGCGGACAGCCTGGCGCGATGGGCCGCAACTCGATCGAGCGCGTCGATGGCACCATCGAGGAACTCGGCCCGCAAGACAGCGCCCAATTGCAGCCGGGCGACGTGTTCGTGGTTGAAACCCCCGGGGGTGGTGGCTACGGCAAGGCGTGA
- a CDS encoding winged helix DNA-binding protein, protein MSSTLIASSAHLAGGSAPDLSEVEFGLMIASHAFDRWTVRCMAAAGLPDLTPTDVMVFHHVYHRQRAKKLADICFTLNVEDTHIVSYALKKLERLGVVKGERSSKEVFYSVTPDGAAILKRYGEIREQCLTAGLDGPGGGGLDFSRQLAHALRSLSGLYDQAARAATSL, encoded by the coding sequence ATGAGCTCCACGTTGATAGCCTCGTCGGCCCACCTTGCCGGCGGCAGCGCGCCCGATCTGTCCGAAGTTGAATTCGGCCTGATGATCGCCAGCCATGCCTTTGACCGCTGGACGGTGCGCTGCATGGCGGCGGCCGGGCTGCCCGACCTGACGCCTACCGACGTGATGGTGTTCCACCATGTCTACCACCGGCAACGCGCCAAGAAGCTGGCCGACATCTGCTTCACGCTCAACGTCGAAGACACCCACATCGTCAGCTACGCGCTGAAGAAGCTGGAGCGCCTGGGCGTTGTCAAGGGCGAACGCAGCAGCAAGGAAGTGTTCTACAGCGTCACGCCAGACGGCGCGGCCATTCTCAAACGCTACGGCGAGATCCGCGAGCAATGCCTGACCGCCGGCCTGGACGGGCCAGGCGGAGGCGGGCTGGATTTCAGCCGCCAACTGGCGCACGCCTTGCGCTCGCTATCGGGCCTGTACGACCAGGCCGCACGGGCGGCAACCTCACTCTGA
- the nudC gene encoding NAD(+) diphosphatase, with the protein MNFVFRRDELLVEEASSLLPDLALCERIGLALPALQPIWTTPDSPYRTMHVDPTLEAPEGYAFKKLRSLFGVLDDERMALAGRAYQIAEWARTHRFCGACGTPAERVAHEFCLRCPSCGFSAYPRISPAMMVLIRKGDSILLARHTTTATSRYTALAGFVEPGESIEETVHREVYEEVGLKVGNLQYFGSQPWPFPHSLMVAFTADYVSGDIRVQEDEIADARWFGPGDPMPDIAPRISIAGWLIRANLPMGWAAP; encoded by the coding sequence GTGAATTTCGTTTTCCGCCGAGATGAGTTGCTGGTTGAAGAAGCGTCCAGCTTGTTGCCGGATCTGGCATTGTGCGAACGCATCGGCCTGGCCCTGCCGGCCTTGCAGCCGATCTGGACCACGCCCGATTCGCCGTATCGGACGATGCACGTGGACCCCACGCTGGAGGCGCCCGAAGGCTATGCCTTCAAGAAGCTGCGGTCGCTGTTCGGCGTGCTGGACGACGAGCGCATGGCGCTGGCGGGCCGCGCCTACCAGATCGCCGAATGGGCGCGCACGCACCGGTTCTGCGGCGCCTGCGGGACCCCCGCCGAGCGCGTGGCGCATGAATTCTGCCTGCGCTGCCCGTCCTGTGGCTTTTCAGCCTACCCGCGCATATCGCCGGCCATGATGGTGCTGATCCGCAAGGGCGACAGCATCCTGCTGGCGCGGCACACTACCACCGCTACGTCCCGCTACACCGCGCTGGCGGGGTTCGTGGAACCGGGCGAGAGCATCGAAGAGACCGTGCACCGCGAGGTCTACGAGGAAGTCGGCCTGAAGGTCGGCAACCTGCAGTACTTCGGCAGCCAACCCTGGCCGTTCCCGCATTCCCTGATGGTGGCGTTTACCGCCGACTATGTCTCGGGCGACATCCGCGTGCAGGAAGACGAGATCGCCGATGCGCGCTGGTTCGGCCCGGGCGACCCCATGCCCGACATCGCGCCGCGCATTTCGATTGCGGGCTGGCTCATCCGCGCCAATCTGCCCATGGGCTGGGCCGCGCCCTAA
- a CDS encoding TRAP transporter substrate-binding protein — protein sequence MYKKISMLAGSIILAFSAGAQAETKWDLPSAYPASNFHVENLTSFIKEVDTLSQGKLKIQLHNNASLYKAPEIKRAVQGNQAQIGEILLTNFANEDPIYELDGLPFLATGYDASFKLYQAQKPFLEKKLESQGMMLLYAVAWPPQGIFANKEIKQISDMKGLKWRAYSPVTAKIAELVGAQPVTVQQAELAQALATGVIDSYMSSASTGYDTKTYEYIKKFYDTQAWLPKNAIIVNKKAFDALDPASQEALKKAGADAEARGWKLSQEKNKWYQEQLAKNGMETIQPTVELKEGLSVIGKRMLDDWLKKAGADGKTMIDTYKKQ from the coding sequence ATGTACAAGAAAATCTCAATGCTGGCCGGCAGCATCATCCTGGCATTCAGCGCCGGCGCACAGGCCGAAACCAAGTGGGATTTGCCCAGCGCCTACCCGGCCAGCAACTTCCACGTTGAAAACCTGACCAGCTTCATCAAGGAAGTGGATACGCTGTCGCAAGGCAAGCTGAAGATTCAGCTGCACAACAATGCGTCGCTGTACAAGGCGCCGGAAATCAAGCGCGCCGTGCAAGGCAACCAGGCGCAGATCGGCGAAATCCTGCTGACCAACTTCGCCAACGAAGACCCGATCTACGAACTGGACGGCCTGCCCTTCCTGGCCACCGGCTACGACGCTTCGTTCAAGCTGTACCAGGCGCAAAAGCCCTTCCTGGAAAAGAAGCTTGAGTCGCAAGGCATGATGCTGCTGTACGCCGTGGCATGGCCGCCCCAAGGCATCTTCGCCAACAAGGAAATCAAGCAGATCAGCGACATGAAGGGCCTGAAGTGGCGCGCGTACAGCCCGGTCACGGCCAAGATCGCTGAACTGGTGGGCGCGCAACCCGTCACGGTGCAGCAGGCTGAACTGGCGCAAGCGCTGGCCACCGGCGTGATCGATTCCTACATGTCGTCGGCCTCCACCGGCTACGACACCAAGACCTACGAGTACATCAAGAAGTTCTACGACACGCAGGCTTGGTTGCCCAAGAACGCCATCATCGTGAACAAGAAGGCGTTTGACGCACTGGACCCGGCCTCGCAGGAAGCCTTGAAGAAGGCCGGCGCGGATGCCGAAGCACGCGGCTGGAAGCTGTCGCAAGAAAAGAACAAGTGGTATCAGGAACAGCTGGCCAAGAACGGCATGGAAACCATCCAGCCCACCGTCGAGCTGAAGGAAGGCCTGTCGGTGATTGGCAAGCGCATGCTGGATGACTGGCTGAAGAAGGCTGGTGCGGACGGCAAAACCATGATCGACACCTACAAGAAGCAGTGA
- a CDS encoding TRAP transporter small permease produces the protein MRRFLDGLYGAAGLLAGLCTIGVLASVLAAIIARQLGLNIPGTDAYAGYFMAAAGFLALASTFKHGEHIRVTLLLNSLAPAGSRRLDIFALAVGSLLASAFAFFSIKLTYDSWLYNDISTSNDATPLWIPQISMAVGTVLFLVALVDELIRRSRGVAAATSQQSHE, from the coding sequence ATGCGCCGCTTTTTAGATGGTCTTTACGGCGCGGCCGGCCTGTTGGCCGGCTTGTGCACGATAGGCGTCCTGGCGTCGGTGCTGGCGGCGATCATCGCCCGCCAGCTCGGCTTGAACATTCCGGGCACCGATGCGTATGCAGGCTACTTCATGGCCGCGGCGGGTTTTCTGGCCTTGGCCAGCACGTTCAAGCACGGCGAACACATCCGTGTGACGCTGTTGCTGAATTCCTTGGCGCCTGCCGGCAGCCGCCGGCTGGATATTTTTGCGCTGGCCGTCGGCTCGCTGCTGGCGTCGGCCTTTGCGTTCTTCAGCATCAAGCTGACGTACGACTCCTGGCTGTACAACGACATCTCCACCTCCAACGACGCCACGCCGCTCTGGATTCCGCAGATCAGCATGGCGGTGGGCACGGTGTTGTTCCTGGTCGCCCTTGTCGACGAGTTGATCCGTCGCTCACGCGGCGTGGCCGCCGCTACTTCGCAGCAATCCCATGAATGA
- a CDS encoding TRAP transporter large permease: MNELLVITLLVVSIFALLGCGVWVGLTLAGTAWIGMEIFSSRPAGDAMAVTIWGASSSWTLTALPLFLWMGEILFRTRLSEDLFRGLAPWLNRLPGRLLHTNVIGCAIFAAVSGSSAATCATVGKMTIPELKRRGYPEDKILGTLSGAGTLGLLIPPSIIMIVYGVAADVSIAKLFIAGILPGLLLAVLFMGYIGWWAIRNPKQVPAADPGMPFMQKLSQSRHLIPVMVLIGAVLGSIYSGIATATEAAAVGVVGALILSALQGSLNRSTFMQSLLGATRLYCMIALILAGAQFLTLAMGYIGLPRALAEWIGGLGLSQFGLIMALMVFFIVLGCFLDGISIVVLTMGVLLPTVQAAGIDLIWFGIFIVFVVEMAQITPPVGFNLFVLSGMSGRELPYIARASMPMFLLMAMAVLLLYFVPGIATWLPLHMKL; the protein is encoded by the coding sequence ATGAATGAACTTCTTGTCATTACCCTATTGGTCGTTTCGATCTTCGCGCTGTTGGGCTGCGGGGTCTGGGTCGGCCTGACGCTGGCCGGCACGGCCTGGATCGGCATGGAGATCTTCTCCAGCCGCCCCGCGGGCGACGCCATGGCCGTCACCATCTGGGGCGCCTCGTCCAGTTGGACGCTGACCGCCCTGCCCTTGTTTCTGTGGATGGGCGAGATCCTGTTTCGCACGCGGCTGTCCGAAGACCTGTTCAGGGGCTTGGCGCCGTGGCTGAACCGCTTGCCGGGCCGGCTGTTGCACACGAACGTGATCGGTTGCGCGATTTTTGCCGCCGTGTCGGGCTCGTCTGCCGCTACCTGCGCCACCGTCGGCAAGATGACCATTCCCGAGCTGAAGCGCCGTGGCTACCCCGAGGACAAGATCCTGGGCACGCTGTCGGGCGCGGGCACGCTGGGCCTGTTGATTCCGCCTTCGATCATCATGATCGTGTATGGCGTGGCGGCCGACGTGTCGATCGCCAAGCTGTTCATCGCGGGGATTCTGCCGGGCCTTCTGCTGGCCGTACTGTTCATGGGCTATATCGGCTGGTGGGCAATACGCAATCCCAAGCAGGTGCCGGCGGCGGATCCCGGCATGCCGTTCATGCAGAAACTGTCGCAGTCGCGGCACCTGATTCCCGTCATGGTGCTGATCGGCGCGGTGCTGGGTTCCATCTACAGCGGCATCGCCACGGCCACGGAAGCGGCGGCGGTGGGCGTGGTGGGCGCGTTGATCCTGTCGGCGCTGCAGGGTTCGTTGAACCGGTCGACCTTCATGCAATCGCTCTTGGGCGCTACCCGCCTGTATTGCATGATTGCGCTGATTCTGGCGGGCGCGCAGTTCCTGACGCTGGCGATGGGCTATATCGGCCTGCCGCGCGCGCTGGCCGAATGGATCGGCGGGCTGGGCTTGTCGCAGTTTGGCCTGATCATGGCGCTGATGGTGTTCTTCATCGTGCTGGGATGCTTTCTGGACGGCATTTCGATCGTGGTGCTGACCATGGGCGTGCTGCTGCCGACCGTGCAAGCAGCCGGCATTGACCTGATCTGGTTCGGCATCTTCATCGTCTTCGTGGTGGAAATGGCACAGATCACGCCGCCGGTGGGCTTCAACCTGTTCGTGCTTTCCGGCATGAGCGGTCGCGAATTGCCCTATATTGCGCGCGCTTCAATGCCCATGTTCCTGCTGATGGCCATGGCGGTGCTCTTGCTGTACTTCGTACCCGGTATCGCAACCTGGTTGCCGCTGCACATGAAACTGTGA
- a CDS encoding porin has protein sequence MKRISLALAACGMGLAAGAASAETSVTLYGIADVSIRYLSTSAGSVGQDGSRVSMENGAISNSRWGLRGSEDLGNGNRAFFRLENGFNMQNGNSSATGKAFGRLAYVGLDGGGIGQLTLGLQNTPMFDLLADHFDPLTVGNYDQNAWLPAAMSRVRTNNMTKYSNTIGDLSLALSWANGESWEDHKAGQQYGASLRYMVGKLGLGAAYQQTYDGLDSDLRQRVWNLNASYQFDSAKVFVGYFNGRDETGWVNAVMGGATSTAGLNRKDNGYFAGVTWQATPRWAITGAGYYDQSKNVVEDGDKGKRYALVAVAEYALSKRSQVYGTVDWNKVSDAASNEIAGKNHQVGAAVGFRHIF, from the coding sequence GTGAAACGCATCTCTCTTGCACTTGCCGCCTGCGGTATGGGCTTGGCCGCCGGCGCCGCTTCGGCGGAAACCAGCGTCACCCTGTACGGCATCGCCGACGTCAGCATCCGCTACCTGAGCACCAGCGCCGGCAGCGTTGGCCAGGACGGCAGCCGTGTGTCGATGGAAAACGGCGCCATCTCAAACAGCCGTTGGGGCCTGCGCGGCTCTGAAGACCTGGGCAATGGCAACCGCGCCTTCTTCCGCCTGGAAAACGGCTTCAACATGCAGAACGGCAATTCGTCCGCCACGGGCAAGGCGTTTGGCCGACTGGCCTACGTGGGCCTGGACGGCGGCGGCATCGGCCAACTGACCTTGGGCTTGCAGAACACGCCCATGTTCGATCTGCTGGCCGATCACTTCGACCCGCTGACCGTGGGCAACTACGATCAGAACGCCTGGTTGCCCGCCGCCATGTCGCGCGTGCGCACCAACAACATGACCAAGTATTCCAACACCATTGGCGACCTGTCATTGGCGTTGTCGTGGGCTAACGGCGAAAGCTGGGAAGACCACAAGGCCGGCCAACAATACGGCGCCAGCCTGCGCTACATGGTCGGCAAGCTGGGCCTGGGCGCGGCGTATCAGCAAACCTACGACGGCCTGGATTCGGATCTGCGCCAACGCGTCTGGAACCTGAACGCGTCCTATCAGTTCGACAGCGCCAAGGTGTTCGTCGGCTACTTCAATGGCCGCGACGAAACCGGCTGGGTCAATGCCGTCATGGGCGGCGCCACCAGCACCGCCGGCCTGAACCGTAAGGACAACGGCTACTTCGCCGGCGTCACCTGGCAAGCCACGCCGCGCTGGGCCATCACCGGCGCGGGCTACTACGACCAAAGCAAAAACGTGGTTGAAGACGGCGACAAGGGCAAGCGCTATGCGCTGGTGGCCGTGGCGGAATACGCGCTGTCCAAGCGCTCGCAGGTCTACGGCACCGTGGACTGGAACAAGGTCAGCGACGCCGCCAGCAATGAAATTGCCGGCAAGAACCACCAGGTGGGTGCGGCCGTGGGCTTCCGCCACATTTTCTAA
- a CDS encoding putative hydro-lyase, whose translation MSPVDVVRNSVELARQARLDARSGRLIGPTANLAPGHVQANLAILPRALAAEFLHFCQRNPKPCPLLAMSEPGNPALPELGQDIDIRTDIPRYRVWKNGELVAEPTDVRDIWRDDLVSFLIGCSFSFEEAMLDNGLPVRHIEQGCNVPMYRTNIPTHPAGSFSGPLVVSMRPLKAADAIRAIQVTSRFPSVHGAPVHIGDPALIGIADINRPDYGDAVEIRAGEMPVFWACGVTPQSVVSSVRPEFCITHAPGHMLVTDLVNSRMAML comes from the coding sequence ATGTCGCCCGTCGACGTAGTACGCAATAGTGTCGAACTGGCCCGCCAGGCGCGGCTGGACGCCCGTAGTGGGCGCCTGATCGGCCCCACGGCCAACCTGGCGCCGGGGCACGTTCAGGCCAACCTGGCCATCCTGCCGCGCGCGCTGGCCGCCGAGTTTCTGCATTTCTGCCAGCGCAACCCCAAGCCTTGCCCCTTGCTGGCCATGTCCGAACCCGGCAACCCGGCCTTGCCGGAATTGGGCCAGGACATCGACATCCGCACCGACATCCCGCGCTACCGCGTCTGGAAGAACGGCGAGCTGGTGGCCGAACCCACCGATGTGCGCGATATCTGGCGCGATGATCTGGTGTCGTTTCTGATCGGCTGCTCGTTTTCGTTTGAAGAAGCCATGCTGGACAACGGCTTGCCGGTGCGCCACATCGAGCAGGGCTGCAACGTGCCCATGTACCGCACCAACATCCCCACGCATCCGGCCGGCTCGTTCAGCGGCCCGCTGGTGGTGTCCATGCGGCCCTTGAAGGCGGCTGACGCCATCCGCGCCATCCAGGTCACGTCGCGCTTTCCGTCGGTGCATGGCGCGCCGGTGCACATTGGCGACCCCGCGCTGATCGGCATCGCGGATATCAACCGGCCGGATTACGGCGACGCGGTTGAGATCCGCGCCGGCGAAATGCCGGTGTTCTGGGCTTGCGGCGTGACGCCGCAGTCCGTGGTGTCGTCCGTGCGCCCGGAGTTCTGCATCACGCACGCCCCGGGGCATATGCTGGTGACCGACCTGGTCAACAGCCGCATGGCGATGCTGTAA